In Streptomyces sp. NBC_01717, one DNA window encodes the following:
- a CDS encoding M23 family metallopeptidase, producing MASNKPAPEAPSRFGSDFTTEYGTEQRTDFGAEFTTEFATDGFGETDRAWEEWNPTEESVRPVRGRHRVVKQRNGLARSSTVLGVGVIAAVGAGGMATAQSKPPVSISLPDSLADNLPDAKSLPGVGALFSDESATDQAKSAAATAPLTSAGITTAEAEQGTTDAGEALRARILQQAEQQQNAAEAEIKAAEEKAAAEKAAAEAKAKQDVAEAKAAAEKKKAEEAAKAKAEAARLAKLAASYAIPTSSYTITSTFGEAGSMWSSGYHTGLDFAAPTGTPIKAVHSATVKSAGWSGSYGYRTVLELEDGTELWFCHQSSIDVSVGQKVTTGDTIGRVGATGNVTGPHLHLEVHTPDGTGIDPMTWLRDKGLTV from the coding sequence GTGGCGTCCAACAAGCCTGCCCCCGAAGCCCCCTCCCGGTTCGGCTCCGACTTCACGACCGAGTACGGAACCGAGCAGAGAACCGATTTCGGCGCCGAGTTCACCACTGAATTCGCGACCGACGGTTTCGGTGAGACCGACCGGGCGTGGGAGGAATGGAACCCCACCGAGGAGTCCGTCCGCCCCGTGCGCGGCAGGCACCGCGTCGTCAAGCAGCGCAACGGGCTCGCCCGCAGCTCCACGGTGCTCGGAGTCGGCGTCATCGCGGCCGTGGGCGCGGGTGGCATGGCCACCGCGCAGAGCAAGCCGCCGGTCTCCATCTCCCTTCCCGACTCTCTCGCGGACAACCTCCCCGACGCCAAGTCCCTTCCCGGCGTGGGCGCCCTGTTCTCCGACGAGTCCGCCACCGACCAGGCGAAGTCCGCGGCTGCCACCGCCCCGCTCACCAGTGCCGGCATCACCACCGCCGAGGCCGAGCAGGGCACCACCGACGCCGGTGAGGCGCTGCGAGCCCGCATCCTCCAGCAGGCCGAGCAGCAGCAGAACGCCGCCGAAGCGGAGATCAAGGCCGCCGAGGAGAAGGCCGCCGCGGAGAAGGCCGCCGCCGAGGCCAAGGCGAAGCAGGACGTCGCAGAGGCCAAGGCCGCCGCCGAGAAGAAGAAGGCGGAGGAAGCGGCGAAGGCGAAGGCCGAGGCCGCACGGCTTGCCAAGCTCGCCGCCTCCTACGCCATCCCCACCTCCTCGTACACGATCACCTCGACCTTCGGTGAAGCCGGTTCGATGTGGTCCTCCGGTTACCACACCGGCCTCGACTTCGCGGCGCCGACCGGCACCCCGATCAAGGCCGTCCACAGCGCCACCGTCAAGTCGGCGGGCTGGTCCGGTTCGTACGGCTACCGCACGGTCCTGGAGCTCGAGGACGGTACGGAGCTGTGGTTCTGCCACCAGTCGTCGATCGACGTCAGCGTCGGCCAGAAGGTCACCACGGGTGACACCATCGGCCGTGTCGGAGCCACCGGCAACGTGACCGGACCCCACCTCCACCTGGAGGTCCACACCCCGGACGGCACCGGCATCGACCCGATGACCTGGCTGCGCGACAAGGGCCTCACCGTCTGA
- a CDS encoding aldo/keto reductase, which yields MTSLRKLGSSDLQVFPLALGGNVFGWTADEAQSFAVLDAYVAAGGNFLDTADAYSAWIPGNEGGESETVIGKWLAARSNRSDIVVATKVGAHPAYKGLSAATIKAAAEESLRRLGTDHIDLYYTHFDDETVPVEEIITALDQLVKDGKVREIAASNISPERLQASLDFSEREGLARYVALQPHYNLVSRDTYEGELQETAARAGLAAVPYFALASGFLTGKYRPGASVESARAEKAGQYLASERGQKVLAALDKVAKERGAEVATVALSWLAARPTVAAPIASARTVEQVPALVAVADLQLTEQELAELTEASA from the coding sequence ATGACTTCTCTTCGTAAGCTCGGCTCTTCCGACCTCCAGGTCTTCCCGCTCGCGCTCGGTGGCAACGTCTTCGGCTGGACCGCCGACGAGGCGCAGTCGTTCGCCGTACTCGACGCGTACGTCGCGGCGGGTGGCAACTTCCTGGACACCGCCGACGCGTACTCCGCGTGGATCCCCGGCAACGAGGGCGGCGAGTCGGAGACGGTCATCGGCAAGTGGCTCGCCGCACGCTCCAACCGCTCCGACATCGTCGTCGCCACCAAGGTCGGCGCCCACCCCGCGTACAAGGGGCTCTCCGCCGCCACCATCAAGGCCGCGGCCGAGGAGTCGCTGCGCCGGCTGGGCACCGACCACATCGACCTCTACTACACGCACTTCGACGACGAGACCGTCCCGGTCGAGGAGATCATCACCGCCCTCGACCAGCTGGTGAAGGACGGCAAGGTGCGCGAGATCGCCGCCTCCAACATCAGCCCGGAGCGGCTCCAGGCGTCTCTGGACTTCTCCGAGCGCGAGGGGCTCGCACGTTACGTCGCCCTGCAGCCGCACTACAACCTCGTCTCCCGCGACACGTACGAGGGCGAGCTCCAGGAGACGGCCGCCCGCGCCGGGCTCGCCGCCGTCCCGTACTTCGCCCTGGCCTCGGGCTTCCTCACCGGCAAGTACCGTCCGGGTGCGTCGGTGGAGAGCGCGCGGGCCGAGAAGGCCGGCCAGTACCTGGCGTCGGAGCGCGGTCAGAAGGTCCTGGCCGCACTCGACAAGGTCGCCAAGGAGCGCGGCGCCGAGGTCGCGACCGTCGCCCTGTCCTGGCTCGCCGCCCGTCCGACCGTCGCCGCGCCGATCGCCTCGGCCCGTACGGTCGAGCAGGTGCCCGCACTGGTGGCCGTGGCCGACCTTCAGCTGACCGAACAGGAACTGGCGGAGCTCACCGAGGCGTCGGCCTGA
- a CDS encoding PrsW family intramembrane metalloprotease, whose protein sequence is MSDGSVQQKQSQPAVPLLQEQRVGEILAAVPERGQWRYRPRRVGLVWRSKTFRAGAVFTVLALCGLVILALVRDQTGTEGFLVGLGLAVLPVPLLMAAFRWLDRVEPWSWRNLLFAFAWGACAAALVAIIANSFATRWIATATADPAGADTLGATVIAPVVEESAKAAAVLLIFLFRRRHFSGILDGVVIAGFTATGFAFTENILYLGNAFGEDQQIGTSGFASVTAATFFVRVVMTPFAHPLFTVLTGLGFGFAALCARRHRIRRILLPLLGLILAMGMHALWNGSGSFGPYGFYVVYGVFMVPVFGLVTWLVIWSRQRELRTLATELPAYAAAGWLTPAEPLALSSMRARGMARDMARHQHARANGSASVHGSATAYSTSYAVPYTSPGYGYPAPGPPPVHSPAYGGSRVVAQVRRHAKAQAKARGRAAARAVAEYESFATSLAFLRHRARRGAADPDFVARELELLHHLWQRREVAGPALTYAAQATGRLRPRYIPTGPAPYPQYGGYRPNP, encoded by the coding sequence GTGTCCGACGGGTCTGTGCAGCAGAAACAGTCGCAGCCGGCCGTCCCGCTTCTCCAGGAGCAGCGGGTCGGCGAGATCCTGGCGGCCGTGCCGGAACGGGGCCAGTGGCGCTACCGGCCGCGCCGGGTCGGCCTGGTCTGGCGGAGCAAGACGTTCCGTGCCGGTGCGGTCTTCACGGTGCTGGCTCTCTGCGGGCTGGTGATCCTCGCCCTGGTCCGCGATCAGACGGGTACGGAGGGGTTCCTGGTCGGTCTGGGCCTCGCCGTACTGCCCGTACCGCTTCTGATGGCGGCGTTCCGCTGGCTGGACCGGGTCGAGCCGTGGTCCTGGCGGAATCTGCTGTTCGCCTTCGCCTGGGGTGCGTGCGCCGCCGCTCTGGTCGCGATCATCGCGAATTCGTTCGCGACCCGCTGGATCGCGACGGCCACCGCCGACCCGGCGGGCGCGGACACCCTCGGCGCCACGGTGATAGCGCCGGTGGTCGAGGAGAGCGCGAAGGCCGCGGCCGTCCTTCTGATCTTCCTCTTCCGAAGGCGCCACTTCAGCGGCATCCTCGACGGCGTCGTCATCGCGGGCTTCACCGCGACGGGCTTCGCCTTCACCGAGAACATCCTCTATCTGGGCAATGCCTTCGGCGAGGACCAGCAGATCGGTACATCGGGCTTCGCGTCGGTGACGGCCGCGACGTTCTTCGTACGCGTCGTGATGACGCCGTTCGCGCATCCGCTATTCACTGTGCTGACCGGCCTGGGTTTCGGATTCGCGGCGCTCTGCGCACGTCGCCACCGCATCCGCCGGATCCTGCTGCCCCTGCTCGGGCTGATCCTCGCGATGGGCATGCACGCCCTGTGGAACGGCTCGGGATCGTTCGGTCCGTACGGCTTCTATGTCGTGTACGGGGTGTTCATGGTCCCGGTCTTCGGGCTGGTCACCTGGCTGGTGATCTGGTCGCGCCAACGGGAGTTGCGGACACTGGCCACCGAGCTGCCCGCCTATGCGGCAGCCGGCTGGCTCACCCCGGCCGAGCCGCTCGCGCTCTCCTCGATGCGGGCCCGCGGCATGGCCCGGGACATGGCACGCCACCAGCACGCGCGTGCGAACGGAAGCGCGAGTGTCCACGGAAGTGCGACTGCATACAGCACCTCGTACGCAGTGCCGTACACAAGCCCCGGCTACGGCTACCCCGCGCCCGGCCCGCCACCGGTCCACTCGCCGGCGTACGGCGGCAGCCGGGTCGTGGCTCAGGTCCGTCGTCATGCCAAGGCGCAGGCCAAGGCGCGGGGCAGAGCGGCCGCCCGCGCGGTCGCCGAGTACGAGTCGTTCGCGACGTCGCTGGCGTTCCTGCGCCACCGGGCCCGCCGCGGGGCCGCGGACCCGGACTTCGTGGCGCGCGAGCTGGAGCTGCTGCACCATCTCTGGCAGCGCAGGGAGGTGGCCGGACCCGCGCTGACCTACGCGGCGCAGGCGACTGGCCGCCTGCGCCCCCGGTACATACCTACGGGGCCGGCCCCGTACCCGCAGTACGGCGGCTACCGCCCGAACCCGTAG
- the trmB gene encoding tRNA (guanosine(46)-N7)-methyltransferase TrmB, which yields MSESLNPAPETDESHDLRAAAFERQRRLRQEPRFPGGPAADPAGSHHERRIRSFQPRRSRVTPGQEDALQRLWPKWGLDIDGQSVLDLPELFDGLPVVLEIGFGMGEATAQMAADDQGTGILAVDVHTPGQGNLLGLADRNGLSNIRVANGDAIILLREMLPPDSLDGLRVYFPDPWPKKRHHKRRLIQPEFLDLVAQRLKPGAVLHCATDWEPYAEQMLEVLTAHPRFENTQADGGYAPRPAFRPLTRFEGQGLDKGHVVHDLLFARR from the coding sequence GTGTCTGAGTCCTTGAATCCCGCCCCCGAGACCGACGAGTCCCACGATCTGCGTGCCGCCGCCTTCGAGCGGCAGCGCAGGCTGCGTCAGGAGCCGCGCTTCCCCGGCGGGCCCGCCGCCGATCCGGCCGGTTCGCACCACGAGCGCCGGATCCGCAGTTTCCAGCCGCGCCGCAGCCGTGTCACACCCGGCCAGGAGGACGCTCTGCAGCGGCTCTGGCCGAAGTGGGGTCTGGACATCGACGGGCAGTCGGTCCTCGACCTGCCGGAGCTGTTCGACGGGCTCCCGGTCGTGCTGGAGATCGGCTTCGGGATGGGTGAGGCCACCGCGCAGATGGCGGCCGACGACCAGGGCACCGGCATACTCGCCGTCGATGTGCACACCCCGGGCCAGGGCAACCTGCTCGGTCTCGCGGACCGGAACGGTCTGTCCAACATCCGGGTGGCCAACGGCGACGCGATCATCCTGCTGCGCGAGATGCTGCCGCCGGACTCGCTCGACGGACTGCGGGTGTACTTCCCCGACCCGTGGCCGAAGAAGCGCCACCACAAGCGGCGGCTGATCCAGCCGGAATTCCTCGATCTGGTGGCGCAGCGGCTGAAGCCGGGGGCCGTGCTGCACTGTGCGACCGACTGGGAGCCGTACGCCGAGCAGATGCTGGAGGTGCTGACCGCGCACCCCCGCTTCGAGAACACCCAGGCGGACGGCGGCTACGCGCCACGGCCCGCGTTCCGGCCGCTGACCCGGTTCGAGGGACAGGGCCTGGACAAGGGCCATGTCGTGCACGACCTGCTGTTCGCCCGCCGCTGA
- the lhgO gene encoding L-2-hydroxyglutarate oxidase yields the protein MMTHAAYDCDVLVIGGGIVGLSTAYAITRTAPGTRVTVLEKEWGPARHQTGRNSGVIHSGIYYRPGSLKARYAVRGAAEMVDFCAEHGIPHAVTGKLIVATERSELPRLHALVQRGRNHGLPVRELGPAQIAEYEPQVRGLAAIRVGTTGVCDFKAVTERFAAEVRGAGGLIRFGAEVTAIDRRPWGVAVRTADGRVVRARVLVNCAGLQCDRVALLAGDDPGVRIVPFRGEYYELARPELVRGLVYPVPDPAFPFLGVHLTRGHDGNVHVGPNAVPALAREGYGWPVVRPNELLDTLAWPGSWRIARRHWRYGAGEVHRSLSKRAFTAAVRRLLPDVTEDDLRPAAAGVRAQAVLRDGTLVDDFLIREAPHTVHVLNAPSPAATASLPIGREVARRALLRARGTGWKPPAVESGHCV from the coding sequence ATGATGACGCACGCGGCGTACGACTGCGATGTGCTGGTGATCGGCGGCGGGATCGTCGGCCTGTCGACGGCGTATGCGATCACGCGGACCGCTCCGGGCACGCGGGTGACGGTGCTGGAGAAGGAGTGGGGCCCGGCGCGCCATCAGACGGGGCGCAACAGCGGCGTGATCCACAGCGGTATCTACTACCGCCCTGGCTCGCTGAAGGCCCGCTATGCGGTGCGCGGCGCCGCGGAGATGGTCGACTTCTGTGCGGAGCACGGCATTCCGCACGCGGTGACCGGCAAGCTGATCGTCGCGACCGAGCGGTCCGAGCTGCCCCGGCTGCACGCGCTGGTGCAGCGCGGCCGGAATCACGGGCTGCCGGTGCGGGAGCTGGGACCTGCGCAGATCGCGGAGTACGAGCCGCAGGTGCGCGGGCTCGCGGCGATCCGGGTCGGGACGACCGGGGTGTGCGACTTCAAGGCCGTCACCGAGCGGTTCGCGGCCGAGGTGCGTGGCGCGGGCGGGCTGATCCGGTTCGGGGCGGAGGTCACGGCGATCGACCGCCGCCCGTGGGGTGTGGCGGTGCGGACGGCGGACGGACGGGTGGTGCGGGCCCGGGTCCTGGTCAACTGCGCGGGGCTGCAGTGCGACCGGGTGGCGCTCCTCGCGGGCGACGACCCGGGCGTGCGGATCGTGCCCTTCCGCGGGGAGTACTACGAGCTGGCCAGGCCGGAGCTGGTGCGCGGGCTGGTCTACCCGGTCCCCGACCCGGCGTTCCCGTTCCTCGGGGTGCATCTGACCCGGGGCCACGACGGCAACGTCCACGTCGGGCCGAACGCGGTGCCGGCGCTGGCCCGCGAGGGGTACGGCTGGCCGGTCGTACGCCCGAACGAGCTCCTCGACACGCTGGCCTGGCCCGGCTCCTGGCGGATCGCACGCAGGCACTGGCGGTACGGGGCGGGAGAGGTGCACCGCTCGCTGTCGAAGCGCGCGTTCACGGCCGCGGTGCGGCGGCTGCTGCCCGACGTCACCGAGGACGATCTGCGTCCCGCCGCGGCGGGCGTCAGGGCCCAGGCGGTGCTGCGCGACGGCACGCTGGTGGACGACTTCCTGATCCGTGAGGCCCCGCACACCGTGCACGTACTGAACGCCCCGTCGCCCGCCGCTACGGCCTCGCTGCCCATCGGGCGGGAGGTGGCACGCAGGGCGCTGCTCCGGGCACGCGGGACGGGATGGAAGCCGCCCGCCGTAGAATCGGGGCATTGTGTCTGA
- a CDS encoding sporulation protein has product MSREQRGPNEKLGTVLALAGISNAGLARRVNDLGAQRGLTLRYDKTSVARWVSKGMVPQGAAPHLIAAAIGAKLGRPVPLHEIGLADADPAPEVGLAFPRDVGEAVRSATELYRLDLAGRRAGGGGIWQSLAGSFSVSAYATPASRWLISPADASVARDSSAAEVEILGTQSVPTAHGAQSAPGAQRGASAGAAPGVPSPEGAPGAPGAPALPVQPGPDSMNDISPLRVGHSDVTKLREAAQDARRWDSKYGGGDWRSSMVPECLRVDAAPLLLGSYSDEVGRALFGAAAELTRLAGWMAFDTGQQEAAQRYYIQALRLARAAADVPLGGYVLASMSLQATYRGFADEGVDLAQAAVERNRGLATARTMSFFRLVEARAHAKASDAPAAGAALKAAESWLERSRDGDADPSWLGFYSYDRFAADAAECYRDLKAPRQVRRFTEQALSRPTEEFVRSHGLRLVVSAVAELESGNLDAACAAGTRAVEVAGRISSARTTEYVRDLLHRLEPYGDEPRVAELRERARPLLVAPA; this is encoded by the coding sequence ATGTCCAGGGAGCAACGCGGGCCGAACGAGAAGCTCGGAACCGTTCTCGCCCTCGCGGGAATCAGCAACGCCGGGCTCGCCCGGCGGGTCAACGACCTCGGGGCGCAGCGCGGTCTGACACTTCGCTACGACAAGACCTCGGTGGCGAGATGGGTCTCCAAGGGCATGGTGCCTCAGGGCGCCGCGCCCCATCTCATCGCCGCGGCGATCGGCGCGAAACTCGGCCGCCCGGTCCCGCTGCACGAGATCGGGCTCGCGGACGCCGATCCGGCGCCGGAGGTCGGTCTTGCCTTCCCGCGCGATGTGGGTGAGGCGGTGCGTTCGGCAACCGAGTTGTATCGGCTGGATCTGGCCGGACGGCGGGCGGGCGGCGGCGGGATCTGGCAGTCGCTGGCGGGCTCGTTCTCGGTCAGTGCGTATGCGACACCCGCGTCCCGCTGGCTGATATCCCCCGCCGACGCGTCGGTGGCACGCGACTCGTCGGCCGCGGAGGTGGAGATCCTCGGCACGCAGAGTGTGCCGACTGCACACGGCGCACAGAGTGCGCCGGGCGCACAACGGGGCGCATCAGCAGGCGCAGCACCGGGCGTTCCGAGCCCGGAGGGCGCGCCGGGTGCTCCGGGAGCTCCCGCCCTTCCCGTACAGCCGGGGCCCGACTCCATGAACGACATCTCGCCGCTCCGGGTCGGCCACAGCGACGTGACCAAGCTGCGCGAGGCGGCCCAGGACGCGCGCCGCTGGGACTCCAAGTACGGCGGCGGCGACTGGCGCTCCTCCATGGTCCCGGAGTGCTTACGGGTGGACGCGGCGCCACTGCTCCTCGGTTCGTACAGCGACGAGGTGGGCCGGGCGCTGTTCGGCGCCGCCGCCGAGCTGACCAGACTCGCCGGGTGGATGGCATTCGACACCGGCCAGCAGGAAGCCGCGCAGCGGTACTACATCCAGGCGCTGCGGCTGGCCCGGGCCGCCGCCGACGTACCGCTCGGCGGCTATGTCCTCGCCTCGATGTCGCTGCAGGCGACCTATCGCGGCTTCGCCGACGAGGGGGTCGACCTCGCGCAGGCCGCCGTCGAACGCAATCGCGGGCTCGCCACCGCCCGCACCATGAGTTTCTTCCGTCTTGTCGAGGCGCGGGCCCACGCGAAGGCGAGCGACGCACCGGCCGCGGGGGCGGCGCTCAAGGCCGCCGAGAGCTGGCTGGAGCGTTCCCGGGACGGCGACGCGGACCCGTCGTGGCTGGGCTTCTACTCGTACGACAGGTTCGCCGCCGACGCCGCGGAGTGCTACCGCGATCTGAAGGCGCCCCGGCAGGTGCGGCGCTTCACCGAACAGGCACTGTCCCGGCCCACCGAGGAGTTCGTCCGCTCGCACGGGCTGCGACTGGTGGTCTCGGCGGTCGCCGAGCTGGAGTCGGGCAACCTCGACGCGGCGTGCGCGGCGGGCACCCGGGCGGTGGAGGTGGCGGGCCGCATCTCGTCGGCGCGGACGACCGAGTACGTACGGGACCTGCTGCACCGCCTCGAACCGTACGGGGACGAGCCGCGCGTCGCCGAGCTGCGTGAGCGGGCGCGACCGCTGCTGGTGGCGCCCGCGTAG
- a CDS encoding asparagine synthase-related protein encodes MRWLVGWSSIAASFGTVGAVDAGDEGRTVHPVGSQLLWGDPDPLWAVGDWRPDEIRISTLETAEGTPTARLAVLGCCGATDEQLRLGLLAARGGALRHLTAWAGSYTAVVQIGRRVTVVGDLAGARPVFYTPWAGGTAYATAALPLADLIEAQLDIGHLAALLACPETPEALRDGTPYVGVKRIPPGHALILREGSREITGYEPVASLAVAAPQLDPVSAVDGVRDALVEAVRARLTAPRHAPESLPPDPGPVPGMGPAERRAARGAPVPGIGADLSGGSASATLALLAAGLPGLPGTLLGHGTGAGERLLAVTFNDLTTRDHEDELERAAVIAANPRLHHIVVAAGEEALPYADLGSGPLTDEPAASLVVAERHRRRLAAGSADHFVGDGARQVLDAHPARLADLLMDRRRRHLLRPVAALARAERPSAHSLFVPLTVYRAARRLARTSYRTGLEAAAARLPDANRHTPGLDTPADASLAALTWSRPGPAARWLTGEALAEVSVRLQEAAIRPTSVQRPGEARARAALARHAADHRVLEQAAEIRSQRLHAPFLDNQVVRAARALPESLRVQPGARAAILRRVLAGAGIHELPAGWGTPSQATSTAVSRTGLRTALPDLIALFDAPLLADAGLIEARVVRKALRAASEGEPLPLDGLADLAATELWLRRLVSRRGTCWTGSAAPRQRAVAGGVAPARRTLQG; translated from the coding sequence ATGCGTTGGTTGGTGGGGTGGAGCAGTATCGCCGCGAGTTTCGGCACGGTCGGGGCCGTCGACGCGGGTGACGAGGGGCGCACGGTGCACCCCGTGGGCTCCCAGCTCCTGTGGGGCGACCCGGATCCGCTCTGGGCCGTCGGCGACTGGCGGCCCGACGAGATCCGGATCAGCACCCTGGAGACCGCCGAGGGCACACCCACCGCCCGCCTCGCCGTCCTCGGCTGCTGCGGCGCCACCGACGAACAGCTCCGGCTCGGCCTCCTCGCCGCCCGCGGCGGGGCGCTGCGCCATCTCACCGCCTGGGCAGGCAGTTACACGGCCGTCGTCCAGATAGGCCGACGGGTCACCGTCGTCGGGGACCTCGCCGGAGCCCGCCCGGTCTTCTACACACCGTGGGCCGGCGGCACGGCGTACGCGACCGCCGCACTCCCGCTCGCCGACCTGATCGAGGCGCAGCTGGACATCGGCCACCTGGCCGCGCTGCTCGCCTGCCCCGAGACACCGGAGGCGCTGCGTGACGGCACTCCGTACGTGGGTGTGAAGCGCATCCCGCCGGGGCACGCGCTCATCCTCCGCGAGGGCTCGCGCGAGATCACCGGGTACGAACCGGTGGCCTCCCTCGCCGTTGCGGCGCCCCAACTCGACCCGGTGAGCGCCGTGGACGGGGTGCGCGATGCGCTGGTCGAAGCGGTACGCGCCAGACTCACGGCCCCGCGCCACGCCCCCGAGTCCCTGCCGCCCGACCCGGGCCCGGTCCCCGGCATGGGCCCCGCCGAACGCCGCGCCGCCCGCGGCGCACCCGTCCCCGGCATCGGCGCCGACCTCTCCGGAGGCAGCGCCTCCGCCACCCTCGCCCTGCTCGCCGCGGGGCTGCCGGGGCTGCCCGGCACGCTCCTCGGCCACGGCACGGGAGCGGGCGAGCGGCTGCTCGCCGTCACCTTCAACGACCTCACCACCCGCGACCACGAGGACGAACTCGAACGCGCCGCGGTCATCGCCGCCAACCCGCGCCTGCACCACATCGTCGTCGCCGCCGGCGAGGAGGCCCTGCCCTACGCCGACCTGGGCAGTGGCCCGCTCACCGACGAACCGGCCGCATCCCTCGTCGTCGCCGAACGCCACCGCCGCCGGCTGGCCGCGGGCAGCGCCGACCACTTCGTCGGTGACGGTGCCCGGCAGGTCCTCGACGCCCACCCGGCCCGACTCGCCGACCTCCTGATGGATCGGCGCCGACGCCACCTCCTGCGCCCGGTCGCCGCCCTGGCCAGAGCCGAACGGCCGTCGGCGCACTCGTTGTTCGTCCCGCTGACCGTCTACCGCGCCGCCCGCCGCCTGGCCCGTACGTCGTACCGCACCGGCCTCGAGGCGGCGGCCGCCCGGCTCCCGGACGCCAATCGCCACACCCCCGGCCTCGACACCCCCGCCGACGCCTCGCTCGCCGCGCTCACCTGGTCGCGGCCCGGCCCGGCCGCACGCTGGCTGACGGGGGAGGCACTCGCCGAAGTATCGGTGCGTCTGCAGGAGGCGGCCATCCGCCCCACCTCCGTGCAGCGCCCCGGTGAGGCGCGCGCCCGGGCCGCGCTCGCCCGGCACGCCGCCGACCACCGGGTCCTGGAGCAGGCCGCCGAGATCCGCAGCCAGCGGCTGCACGCCCCGTTCCTCGACAACCAGGTGGTGCGTGCCGCCCGCGCCCTGCCCGAATCTCTGCGGGTCCAGCCCGGCGCCCGCGCCGCGATCCTGCGCCGGGTCCTCGCCGGTGCGGGCATCCATGAACTGCCGGCGGGCTGGGGCACCCCCTCCCAGGCCACCTCGACCGCGGTCAGCCGCACCGGCCTGCGTACCGCGCTCCCCGACCTGATCGCGCTCTTCGACGCCCCGCTCCTCGCCGACGCGGGCCTGATCGAGGCCCGGGTCGTGCGGAAGGCACTGCGCGCGGCCTCCGAGGGCGAACCGCTGCCCCTGGACGGACTTGCCGACCTGGCAGCCACGGAACTCTGGCTCCGCCGCCTCGTCTCGCGCCGCGGAACCTGCTGGACAGGCTCGGCGGCGCCCCGACAGCGCGCGGTGGCGGGCGGAGTGGCCCCGGCGCGACGCACCCTGCAAGGCTGA